atctttgcaagaGTACTCCTCAACCAGTGATTTCGGGGAATTCAACTGACCAATGTTTTGGGCGAGTCAAACCTTAGCAGGCTGAAGCCCATCAGCCCGTATGACGACCCAGACGTCCTCTATCTTCTTATGTTTTTGtctatcttttttttctgttttatttgttttttgcttttattttttatttttatttattagtcggttttaaaattttattttgtgGGTATTTTTAGGATGTTGGTTGGGTGTAAATGTATGTACATAAATACTATATAATATGTGCAAAAACTGCACTAGTATATAATTATTCtttgcatattataaaaagtgcAAATTAGTGTAAAGTTGTGTGTAAGTTTTTCTTAATTTTCTTTCCTCTCAAAGGGTAATAACAATGCCACTAAttatttctttcttatgaaaatttatTGTTTTGATTTTATTCTAGTGttgattttattttctttcttctttaagggtaacaccaatgccactaattcattgcTTCTTAGAAAACTTCTTGTTTGCCATAATTGCACTAttgtatgcttattcttgcatattttcAATATGCGCAATTTTAGTGTATATTTTGTGCagatttttcattttttgttttacttttctttCTACTAAAGGGTAAATACCAATGCCACTAGTTCATTCATCCTTAAAACACTTCATTAGTTTATTATGTTTTAGTTTTTATTTGATTTTCTTTGTTTTTAAAGGGTGATACCGAAGCcattaattcattctttcttagaaaatttcatattttattgtttttgtttttgtttcatttGCTTTCTGCTTTAAGGGTATTACCAAAGCCACTAATTCATTATTTCTTAGGAAAATTCATTATCttgattttattttagtttttgttcaGTTCCTTTCTTCTTTAAAGGTAATACCAATGTCACACATTCGTTCTTCCTTTTTTATgaaaattccactattatatgcCTATTCTTTCATATTTTTTAAAAGCGCATTTTGTGTGTATATTGGGTGCAAATTTTGTCGTTGTTTGTTTTAgattgtattttttgtgttttagtttttatttcattttctttcttcttaaagggtaataccaaagcCACTAATCCATTATTTCTTAGAATATTTAATTATTTGGTTTGTTAGCTTTTGTTTCTTCTTTAAGAGTAATATCAATGCCTCTAATCAATTCTTCTTATGAATATTGTTTCTGCAAAAAAATCCACTATTGTGTGCTTATTTTTAAAAAGCGCAATTTTCTAAGAAACAATCCACTATTATGTGCTTATTCTCGCATATATTTGAAAAGCACAATTTTTTTGTATATTGTGTGCAATTTTTTTAATTCTTTGTTTGACACTCTTCTTTCTTTTGAAGGGTAACACCATGCCACAAATTCATTCCTTCTTAGAGAACTTTCTTATGAAACTTTcattattatatgcttattcttgcatattatgaaTTATGCGCAATTTTTGTGTAAACTGTGTGCAATTTTTGTctttattttatttgattttttctttcctttttctgaaGGGTAATGCAATGCCACTAGCTCATTATTCTTGGAAAACTTCCCTTTTTTGTTGGATTGTGGTTATTTTCATGCTCTATTGCATTCGATTGCATGATGTGCCAAAAAGTTGAGAGATTATACAATTTAGATATGATTTTTTAGCACATGCGTGTATCTGTATAGTAGGTTGTGCTTTATTCATTTATTTGATGGCTTACACACCGTACACTTCAAGCTCTTGTATGCATGCATTAATCATTCATTTTGTGTAGAGTAGTTAGCCGCACTGGTGGATAATGGAAAATAAAAATTGGGCGGGCCAGCCTAAAGGAGAACACAGAAAAATATAGAGTCTTGCCTGTGCCTGTAGAGTGTTGCTTGCTAGTGTAGTTTAGCTGATAATACGGTCTTGCAGTTGCATGTCGGACTGATCAGCTGATTCGAGCTAGCTAGCTAATACTAGCCGACCTGACAGATCAATGGTGTAAGCGAAGGATATTCAGTGTTGCATGCGAAGACATGAGGGACGAAGCGAGCCAGTGTTGTACGTACTAATGCAGTGTTGGACTGCTCAATACATATTGATAATATAATTTTTTCCACATGGGCTGGGCGCCACAGCTGCTTTTTCCCTCTAGTAGCTCCCGTGTGTGGTTAGCTAGTTGTTAAAGAAGAAAACTGTGACTGACCCAAAATTTTAGATTCAGTCACCTGACATCTAGCCGCTCTCCATTGTTTTTTAGGGGAGCAAATTGTTTAGTATTAAAATTAGAAACAATTATGACATTTTGTTTTCTCACACGCACAACCGAACATCAGATATTGATGTGGTGGTAATGAATTCGTGAGGCGACGCGATAGCGTTTGTGCGACAAGCTCCAGACAGGTGCGCCCAAAAGGCAAAGTTACTTGCACTTTTGCGCTTTTGCACAGCCAAACACCATCTGATTAACCTTTTCCGGATGCTGAAATGTCGCATTCGGACCCATCATGGATACCAGTGCGCTCTGCTCGCTGCTCTGGGGAACGGAATGATTAATACTTCCACGGTTCCACCCAAGAGTAGTTCACTGACAGGATTGTTATTCACCGAAGCAAAGTACTCAAAAGGTGGCGTGCCAAGAAGAAAATACCAAAACAAACGTGAAAAAAGACTGAGCTGCCGTCCTAATTTAATTTAAAAACACTCAAACTTGCAACGAGATGCGACAATCTTCACTGGTCACTACTTACTCGTCGTGTCGCAACCACAAGTGTCAGCACGAAACCGTGTGGCATTTGGTCTGATGCAAATCGAAGCGCGTAGACATCTCTCTCCCGCCGCGTGCCGTGAGTAAAGGCACGTCGGACACTGTCAGCACACGATCCCCTCCCACacacaatatactccctccgtttttatttaatccgcatattagctttggtcaaagtcaagctttataaactttgaccaagtttataaataaaaatattaaattatacaataacaaatcaatactatTAAAtttattattgaatatactttcacatcatatagatctgttactgtaaatgtttatatttatctctataaacttggtcaaactttacgaagtttgacttcagtcaattCTAATATACAGAGTAAatgaaaatggagggagtactactcctaaTAGTAAATAAAATACCTCGCGACTTGGAGGCGCAGCTGTCTTGAAATGATGTGAACGAGACACGTAACAAGTCAACCAGCGCGGTCAATGCTTTATACTAGCAATAACTTATTACAATCTGGGCACAGATCGACCAGAGAGAAGCGAAGACGGCACAATCCCATCCGACACGATCCTGATCAAGCCTTTTACCAAACTGCGTACTCTGCTTTGTCAAATATACTCATATAAAACCGTGCCTTTTTTTATCCTCGCTTTGTCAAAGGCTTGCGCTTTTTGCACTTTAATTACCTACAGGCTCGCATGAGATCCAATGAACCTGAAGTGTCCAAACCTGGGTCCCTCGGTGAACCCAGAGAACAATCAACAGGTCTGACCTTGGCGCCATTTCTGATCGTCGTTAATTAGTGGGGGTAGGCTTCCACAATCCACATCCGACGATAGTCGTCGATCCGGTCCAAGATTATAACCAGTAGTTTGCGATCTCCTtgatggcaattttacccacgggtacgggtacccgcatgggcagggtatgggcatACTTTTATACCTACGGGTAGTACACATATCCTACCCATACCTTGCCCGTTTGTGAACTAATGTTAAGTTGTCGTCAATTAGTCATTAATTTATCATGTGACTCGTCTACTCCTATTGACTTAAGAGTATGTTATGATTTCTAAATTTTGATATTGATCAATTACTCATCTATCTATTATTGAGCTGAGATAATTGATTTTTTTTGTCAAATGTGTAATTAGTGAGCGTAAAATTGTGAACAACTTATCTACTATTTGTTCTACccgttgggtacccaatgggtacgGGTATCCGTCGGGTATAGGTACGAGTAAAGTTTAATACCCATGGGTATAGGTATGTGTAGAATTTTGTATCCACTAACTATACGAGTATGGATATGGTATTGCTTTACCCTGCCCATATCCTACCCATTGCGGTGATGGTTCTTCAAACGGATCTTGTTCAGGTTAGGCCCGGTGCCGGCCGCCAAGCACGGGTAGAAGTGACTGAAAAACATGTGCAGGTCGCATTCGCGTCCGCGACAGAGGATCGCATCGTGCCGGCTTCCATGTGGCATGGTTTCCACGTATACGTATACCTAATCCAGCAACATGGAGTATAATGGCCGCTTGGAGTATCCAGCCCAGCCTTTGCCTTTACCTTTGCCTCGTGTAGTCGTGTAGATGTCGCCTAACAGTCAGGAGCAAAGCGCAGCACGGTACCTGTGCCCCGGACTGACCGGACTCGTACACGGCGGCGAATTCTCAGCCCGTCTTCACTCCGGGTCGATCTCTGTCAGGGCAGCATGTCCGGTGAAAACCCGGCCTGGCCGCCATTAATCGCACGTCCGGCAGACAGTGACCGGACATGTCATTTGTCAGCTTCTCCCCAAGATCACTTTCCTCCTCCCCTTGCAACTTGCCCGGAAGCCGGAGGCACGTCGAGCAGACACCGATCGACGGGGGGGCGGTCCTTGATGGCTAACGGGGAGCATCCGGCTTGACCTGCCCAAAGTAAACGCATAGGCTATTTCAGCCGCGCGCTTTATCTGGCCACACAATCGAATCAAAACACACTTACACACATACATAGCTGACACGGGGCACGCGTATGTCTGCACAGCACCTTTTAACACTGCCATCTTGGGCACAAACAAAGATCCCCGGGGCGACAGCGCCACCAGCCTCCCATCGGAAGGTCGGGTCTTCCATAACGCGTAAGCCTCGGCTTCCGCTCGcacgagcagagcagagcagacgCGCGCGCGGCTCTCCTTTTATATAGGAGTATCTGAAGCGAAGCAGCATCTCTCGCCGTAGCTAGCCTAGCAGTCTCTCTCGAGCTGGAGAGGACACGATCCTACGGAGCGGAGAGTGAACCGTCGATCCGTCGAGCTTTCTCCAGTTGAGCTTGAAGAGCTTCCATGGGGAACTGCTTCGGCTccgaggaggacgaagtggaggccGTCAAGCAGGCGCCGGGCCACCGCGAGCACGGCCATGGGCGCCCCCAAGGTAACGCCACTTCTCCCCAGTGCCATTTTGCAGCCGTCTTGGTCCTGAAATCTTACTCAGATTTGCTTTGCTCATTCAATTCCGCGTGGCTCACTCGCTAATTTCTTGTTCTTTGCAGCAGCGATTGCAAGCCGCGGTCCTCCTCCCATGGCGGCGCCCAAGGCCCACGCCGCCGTGGGGGCCAGGAGGTCCCCGGGCTCGTCGTCCATGAGCAGCGTCACCACCCGAAGCACCAGCGCCAGcacgtcggcgggcggcggcgtgcccGAGGGGGCGGAGCCGGAGGGCAGGATCCTGGAGGCGCCCAACCTGCGCATCTTCACGTTCGCGGAGCTCCGGGCGGCGACGAGGAACTTCAAGCCGGACACGCTGCTGGGCGAGGGCGGGTTCGGGCAGGTGTACAAGGGGTGGGTCGACGAGAAGACCATGAACCCGGCGCGCAGCGGCACCGGCATGGCCATCGCCGTCAAGAAGCTCAACCAGGAGAGCCTGCAGGGCCTCGAAGAATGGCAGGTACGCACCACTACAACCCTACCTACCACCAGCTCCTCAATCACATCCATCGCCATTGCAGCCAGAGTCGTTAGCTCATAGAGAAGTGAAAGAAAGGCGCGCACGCGATTCAGCGGTCCATTTTTCTTTTGACAATCCGGCCCAGAAATGCCGAGAGGATATGCCGCTAAAACTAGCTTGAGCTTACAAAATTGGTTACCGGCACCAATAATTGCGTCCGTGGCTAAGCTAGGGCCAGTTCCACACGGCGTGTTCACATGGCCAGACAGTCAGACCATCTCTTTCAGATGTTCATACATTTGTATACAGTATAAAACGAAGTTGTTAATTCGCTGGAGAGTACACCTCCTCACCTCACGTGACACATAAATTAGTTGTCGTACAGGTCGGCTTCCTGCTCCCATTTCTCGCCGAAACCCGCAGAAATGTGCACGCAGATCGTTGCCTGTTGCTAGGCCTTGTGCTGATCTGATCTAACCCGTGACGCGCGCTGTAATTTTTTTGCAGTGCGAGGTGAACTTTCTGGGGAGGATATCGCACCCGAACCTGGTGAGGCTGCTGGGGTACTGCCTGGAGGACAGGGAGCTGCTGCTCGTCTACGAGTTCATGGCCAAGGGCAGCCTGGAGAACCACCTCTTCAGAAGTGAGTGCTCCTCTCCTATCGCTGCAGTTATTACCACACTTGTTCCTCCGATCTTGGCATTATTTTTCCTGTCCGTTTCGCTGCAACTTCACCCGTCTGGTTTGATGTCGACTGGGTTGACCTCTTCTGACAACGATCTTGGGTTGTCTACGCTAACTAAGTGTGATGGGATGGGATGGTCTACTCGCAAAAGCCAAATAAACTAAGGTGAAGGTGATGTGATTGTCATCATCAAAGTGCTAGTATGAGATTATTTCCTCGGTGGTGCCAACCGATAGTATAACGACATGACAAGAACTGGGACCTGGGCCGCATGCATGACCCGGTCCCGGTACCCGGACGGTGGTGATTAGGACCCCCGGGCAAAAGACAAAATGGGCCGTCCGGTTTGTATCGTACGCCCAGAGCCCACTTGTCTAGAAAACAAATATGATTGTTGACATCATTTTTTTGAAATTCTCCTCTAAGAAACATGAAAGACTTTTCCCCCTGAATAAAAAGAAGCACTAACATAATTTGAACAGGCAATTTAATCTTGTTGGGAAATTTAAAACAGGATTAAAGTTGGGCATACTTGAGTACCATCAAAGATGCTCACGTTTACTTGTGATATTGTGTGTACAAACTATAAAGTTTTCATGATTATATTTTAATGTCCATTTTTTCCTTGAATTAGTGTAATATTTTCTATGAGTTACAAGCACGCTAGTGAAAATTGAAAATtaaagaacacaattataatttCCAATAACTCTCAAAAGGATATTTTGTCTCCATCTGAAAGGTAAAGATGGCCAGGCCTAGAAAGGGCGGGCAGCAAATTGCTGGATTTCAAAGCCCAGCAATTGTTTTGGACAATACATGCCCATATATACTTTTTTTTCCTCTTATAAATGTGCCTTTTTACGCCCTACCTATTACTTTGAGTACTAATTCTCCGTCACCCATCACCACCACGGTAGCCCCTATCCTACCATCGAAAGTTGATAGGGCAGAAATTTGAATGATGCGTCGCCGGCATGAAGGCCGTGCGATCCGTCGAGTTATCATGAATCATCGGATCAGCGAGCAGAGCCCCCCTAAGAAAACCTATTACTTTGAGCACGTGGAGTTCCAAAAAATGCACGCCTTaaattcaaaaagaaaagaaaaaatccaCGCCTTAAAATGGGTGTAAATGCGGACAGGGAGTTTATAAGCTCAAATTTACCCTTGCGAGCAATAAAGTCAAAAAATAGTTAAATTTTTTGGCAACAAACATTGTTGAACGTTCTACATACCTGAAAATTTCCATGAAGAAAAAACATTCATAATGCTCTCGGCAAAAAAAAAGCTAAAACGACTATTTTTTAAAAAACATTTTGTAGAGCTGATTTTGTGTGTTTTTCCTAGACCACCACAGATGTGATTTCATCACGAACAATTGCGCACAGGAAGAGAACTAAGTAATGTTTGTTGTAACAAAAAAATCCATTTTACAAATTTACTGTTCATAGTATTAGCATATGAGCTCGAGACTAGGACATTGTTAGTACAATTGTGGTTTTTTAGTTGAAGCACACTAAACCAAGATGATGAAATTAACATGCATTTTGTGATTGCAGAAGGCGGATCTGTCCAGCCCATCCCATGGGGCCTGCGGCTGCGGATCGCCATCGACGCCGCGCGCGGCCTCGCCTTCCTGCACTCGTCGGAGAAGCACGTCATCTACCGAGACTTCAAGGCTTCAAACATCCTCCTCGACACGGTACGACGCAATGCCTCTCCATAGCAACAAACCAAGAAACATCGAAGTTCCACGCGCGAAACCTAATCTATATCCCGCTCTCCTCATCATCATGCAGAACTACAACGCCAAGCTGTCCGACTTCGGCCTGGCGAGGAACGGCCCCACCGGCGGCGACAGCCACATCACCACCCGCGTGATGGGCACCTACGGCTACGCGGCGCCGGAGTACGTGGCGACGGGCCACCTGTACGTGAAGAGCGACGTGTACGGGTTCGGCGTGGTGCTGCTGGAGATGCTGACGGGCCTGCGGGCGCTCGACACGGCCCGGCCCGCGCAGCAGCTGAACCTGGTGGACTGGGCCAAGCCGTACCTGGCGGACCGGCGGAAGCTGCCCCGCCTCGTGGACCCGCGGCTGGAGGGGCAGTACCCGTCCAAGGCCGCGCTGCGGGCCGCGCAGCTCACGCTGAGCTGCCTCGCGGGCGAGCCCAGGAACCGGCCCTCCATGGCCGAGGTCGTCGCCGCCCTGGAGGAGATCGAGCGGATGCGGCCGCGGCACCGGCGCGCGTCGCCGGAGGAGGACAGGGAGAGCGGCAGCGGAGCGTCGTCTCGGAGCGCAGCAGGGCGGAGCGAGCGCCACGGGCACCGGCACCAGCAGCAGTCGCCGGGGCCGAGGTCCGGGTCGGACGGCGCGCGGGGCGGCCACCCGTCTCCTCGGGTGAGGTGACGATGGCCCAGAGCGAGCTGACTCACTGAGATCTCTCTCGTTGATCTTGATTCGCTGCCGGCTTTTCGGGCCAGTTTTCCTTGTCTTGGGCTTCTCCTGGGCACGTTTCATACTTTCGGCCCACCGGTTCAACGATGTGCAAAGTGAGGCAGGTCTGGAATAGGTAGGGAGACGATTCAAAGATGGAGAAAATGTTGCAGAGAGCCCAGTTCTGATCCAGAATCCAGCATCGACATGTCTTATCTCATTTCATCAACTTAACACACGTACATGCGTCTACTAATTGCTCTTGGAGGGCGCCAATGTTGGAATGCTCCCTTCTCCTTGATCCAGTATCTGCAAAACTAATTGATGCACCCTCATTGTACCAAAGCaaacctttttctttctttctttctttctttctttctttcctttttcagcTTATCTTAGATTTTGATGTATATAACTAGTTTATATGTAACAAAAAGTACTTTTTGTAGATTACATGATGCGGAGGTCTGAACGGAAACATGTATGTAGTATTAGCTCCCTGCTGGTTGAATTTAACTTGAATGCACAGTTGCGCCTGTTCGGTGAGCAGGCTTTGGGAATGTTTATGGCTAGCTGGTGTATATCCAAACAATGTACTTTTATTACAGCATCTCCAACAGCCACGTTATATAAGCGCCGCACCGAAAAATCAGTGTTTTTTGCACGCGCTATCGTTTCGGGTGCTCCAGCGAGGCATATCTAGTTCAGCGCGCTGGCCGAAACGCCATCGCGCGCCGCTTGTTTgttgcgcccgctcccgcgcgctggaGTCTCTAGCACTCGCTCGCAACTCCACCTACCCATccagccgcgcgccgccgccccccgcgccACCCGGCAaccgttccggcgcttccccggcctatccccgcacCACGGTGGCTTCCTCCGCCTCCTTCTAGTCACCGCCGCCCCTCGCACGTGGTGGTCCTCCGACGAACAGAGCGTGGCCGCTCGCTGCCGCTCGAcacccgcaaggtgttcgacaaaacgcccgCAAGGTgtgtattgctcaaacttcatgaatttggtgcatgttgattgtagtttttatagcctagtattgaacattgtagatgagtttgtCGTATGATTCttctgaagaagaatttgatatggaagaggaggaggatcttgcaatgatcctagctatgcacatcaataaaaaaccgaagcacggtggttcggttatgggtcgatagaaaatttggagggataggatcgatgcccataACAGATTGACGAGGCACTATttcgtggagaatcccacatacccggagTCGTACTTTCGTCGCTAGTTtgggatgagcaccgagttgttcaggcgcattgcagagaaactagcaagccatgaccggttttttcaacaaaggaggaatgccgccggagagctcgggcataacacctttcagaaggtgacagccgcttttgcgtatgttggcatacggtatcccggctgatctagttgatgatcacctGCGTAGCACTGATACGGCAGAAATTGGTGTATCGGCGTACCGAACGTTGCTGATACGGCGATACGTACGATACGGCCGCGATACGGGTATCGACGAAGTATCCTGTTTTCCgatttaaaaagaaaagaaaaaacgttGATATGACCTGTGTAGCTTCTACGATACGGAAGCGGCACGGCAAGCCCAGTAGAAGGCCCATGGCTAACCCTAGTATTTGCCCTCCCTGTCTTTTGTTTATTCGCACGGCAGGCGCTTGAACGAGCAAGCCGCCGCTGCCTGGACTCGCTGTAGTCGCTCGCTGCCTGGAGTGGCTCGCCAGCGCCGCCTGGAACTGCCTCGCTGCTGCCTCGGTTGACTAGAATCTTCTCCGGCACCATCGCCAGTCACCAGCAAGAACGAGGTAAGATAGATCCGGCGAACTCTGCTGCTCTCTGCTAGTTGATCTATCCATTCATGATTCATGTTTTATTTCTTCAATGAATTTTGGCTCCCTGTTCTTGTTACAAACGGGTCGATGATGCTTGGCTAGTTGGCTAGCTGCTTGGTGCTTATGCATTGTTTGTCTATGGCCATTGATAATTCAGAATTGCAACTTGTTTGAACTTGGAAGTTTAGAACAAGGAAGTATATATTAATATGATGTATTTTGTATTTTGCATACACCATGATGAGTTGAGCACCTGGATAATCATTTAGGACTTGAAAAGAGGCATGGAGAAAATCAGGCAACCAATGAGGCAGTATTTTGATTTCGTCTCACACATTCTATTATGTTTTGTCTTTATTACTTGTCATTTTATAAATTATTATTTATATATACCCGCCGTATCGCCGTATTGATGTTTCTAGAAATTGTCGTATCCGTATCGCCGTACTCGTATCGCCGTATTGATGTTTCTAGAAATTGCCGTATCCCGTATCGCCGTACTCGTATCACCGTATCGATCTCGCCGTATCGGTGCTTCATagatgatcacttggctatgggtgagggtcaagccatcatgtgtgtcaagcgcttcgcaatCGGAATTGTCCAAGTGTTTggccaggagtatttgagatctcccaatgctgaagacgccgcaaggctattggagatgaacaaagctcgtggcttcccaggtatgcttggctcaatagattgcatgcattggagttggaagaattgtccaaaggcatggcatgggcaattccacggcaAAAAAAAGGTTCCACTATAATTCTTGAAGCGGTGGACTtgaatttggcatgctttctttgaaatgcctgaatctttgaatgacatcaacgttgtcaaccggtcaccactgatgaataagattgcaaatggtgatttgccaccggtgcagtttgtaacaaatggtcgtacatacaactatggctactatcttgcggatggcatctacccaaagtggcaaacatttgtgaagccgttgaaaaaaccgaaaggtaagaaaaatcttgatttccacggcggcggctagaaaagatgtgtgCTGCTGGAGCTACGcgtgcgcgctgcattttagcgcggctgctggagccagcgttgCCCGCCGCGCTAAACCAGGTGATGGGTGTGCGGTAAAGTAGTTTTTAGCGCGCCGCACGTTGGacgactgttggagatgctcttactgtgCGTACATGTGCGCGGTGCGTGTAGTTCTCGTTAGGTCGCTCCACAGTCCACACTGCAAAGAAATGCAGCGCAGCAGCGTGCATGATGGGAAATTGGGAATCAAGTTCAATCTCCCCGCTTAAAGAAATGTACTGTAGCACACTGACCTCCCGATCTACAGCTTCATTGAAGTTTTGTCCGTGCGCTCTTCAAGGGCATGGCCTATTCCGCCTCTGAACATTCCCATCCCTACACGAGAATGTACGTACAGTCGCACACTCTGCTCACGTACTGCTCGCCCATGCAACTTGCCGCCACGCGCAAGCTGCCGCGCTAGCTGATGCATGAACGGGAATCTTATCCGATATCTTCGTGACCCCGGCCAAGATATTCGATACACTTCTTGTGCAGAAGAAAACAAGCACGGAGGAAGATGATGTGCTCGCTACGCATTCCCTGAATTCACACCGCTGGTCCTCCACGTCCACGGTATAGATGCGTGCCGTTGGCGGCGTTGGCGGTGCCGCGTCTGCTTGATTGTCAGGTTTAGGTGGACGTGACATGCATGACTGACTTCCAACTCTCCATGTGTCCACAACGGCCCGGCAGTCGCCACCTTGGCTGCTGGCTGCACGCCCACACCTACTCACCTACACGTACTACAGGGTAGTGCCACTCATCAGCTGCACTGCGTCCCGTGATTTCTCGGTGCTCTCCGAGGGCTCATCACTCATGCTCTGGAATTTGGAGCCGCCCCCGCGCGCCAGCACGTTTGCAATGCATGACAGAAGAGCGGCAGCGCGGCCGCTTGCATGGCTGCGACCTGGCAGATAGCTGTCGCCCTTGCAGTTCCCAGCCAAAAGTTACCATTCAGACCTGGAGTCTCGTCCTTTCTGTTCGCAGCGTCAGAGCGTTGGACGCCTGCCACCTCTCGTCCCCTCTCCGGGACCTGCACCCCCGCGTGCCACGCTGCAATCAGCACGAGCCCGATCGGTCAGCGGTCGGCGCGTCAGGCACGGGCGGTCTCCAGTTCAACCGCTCCCCGCAGTCGGTGTGCGGCAGGAACGGATGCCGATCCGTGGTG
This region of Triticum aestivum cultivar Chinese Spring chromosome 2D, IWGSC CS RefSeq v2.1, whole genome shotgun sequence genomic DNA includes:
- the LOC123054168 gene encoding probable serine/threonine-protein kinase PIX13 isoform X2, with product MGNCFGSEEDEVEAVKQAPGHREHGHGRPQAIASRGPPPMAAPKAHAAVGARRSPGSSSMSSVTTRSTSASTSAGGGVPEGAEPEGRILEAPNLRIFTFAELRAATRNFKPDTLLGEGGFGQVYKGWVDEKTMNPARSGTGMAIAVKKLNQESLQGLEEWQCEVNFLGRISHPNLVRLLGYCLEDRELLLVYEFMAKGSLENHLFRKGGSVQPIPWGLRLRIAIDAARGLAFLHSSEKHVIYRDFKASNILLDTNYNAKLSDFGLARNGPTGGDSHITTRVMGTYGYAAPEYVATGHLYVKSDVYGFGVVLLEMLTGLRALDTARPAQQLNLVDWAKPYLADRRKLPRLVDPRLEGQYPSKAALRAAQLTLSCLAGEPRNRPSMAEVVAALEEIERMRPRHRRASPEEDRESGSGASSRSAAGRSERHGHRHQQQSPGPRSGSDGARGGHPSPRVR
- the LOC123054168 gene encoding probable serine/threonine-protein kinase PIX13 isoform X1; translated protein: MGNCFGSEEDEVEAVKQAPGHREHGHGRPQAAIASRGPPPMAAPKAHAAVGARRSPGSSSMSSVTTRSTSASTSAGGGVPEGAEPEGRILEAPNLRIFTFAELRAATRNFKPDTLLGEGGFGQVYKGWVDEKTMNPARSGTGMAIAVKKLNQESLQGLEEWQCEVNFLGRISHPNLVRLLGYCLEDRELLLVYEFMAKGSLENHLFRKGGSVQPIPWGLRLRIAIDAARGLAFLHSSEKHVIYRDFKASNILLDTNYNAKLSDFGLARNGPTGGDSHITTRVMGTYGYAAPEYVATGHLYVKSDVYGFGVVLLEMLTGLRALDTARPAQQLNLVDWAKPYLADRRKLPRLVDPRLEGQYPSKAALRAAQLTLSCLAGEPRNRPSMAEVVAALEEIERMRPRHRRASPEEDRESGSGASSRSAAGRSERHGHRHQQQSPGPRSGSDGARGGHPSPRVR